From the genome of Saccopteryx bilineata isolate mSacBil1 chromosome 6, mSacBil1_pri_phased_curated, whole genome shotgun sequence, one region includes:
- the STMN3 gene encoding stathmin-3 gives MASTVSAYKEKMKELSVLSLICSCFYSQPHPNTIYQYGDMEVKQLDKRASGQSFEVILKSPSDLSPESPVLSSPPKRKDTSLEELQKRLEAAEERRKTQEAQVLKQLAERREHEREVLHKALEENNNFSRLAEEKLNYKMELSKEIREAHLAALRERLREKELHAAEVRRNKEQREEMSG, from the exons CCTACAAGGAGAAGATGAAGGAGCTGTCCGTGCTGTCGCTCATCTGCTCCTGCTTCTACTCACAGCCGCACCCCAACACCATCTACCAGTATGGGG ACATGGAGGTGAAACAGCTGGACAAGAGGGCCTCTGGCCAGAGCTTCGAGGTCATCCTCAAGTCCCCTTCTGATCTGTCACCGGAGAGCCCTGTTCTCTCCTCACCCCCTAAGAGGAAGGACAcctccctggaggagctgcagaagCGTCTGGAGGCAGCTGAGGAGCGGAGGAAG ACGCAGGAGGCGCAGGTGCTGAAGCAGCTGGCGGAGCGGCGCGAGCACGAGCGCGAAGTGCTGCACAAGGCGCTGGAGGAGAACAACAACTTCAGCCGCCTGGCGGAGGAGAAACTCAACTACAAGATGGAGCTCAGCAAGGAGATCCGCGAGGCGCACCTGGCGGCGCTGCGCGAGCGGCTGCGCGAGAAG GAGCTGCACGCGGCCGAGGTGCGCAGGAACAAGGAGCAGCGAGAGGAGATGTCCGGCTAA